A window of Candidatus Aquicultor sp. contains these coding sequences:
- a CDS encoding glycosyltransferase family 39 protein, translated as MQQRSQIPQRQNEQQSNRRIILTILLIAAFGLRTAWVLWLPSIPVSDFGWYYDRALSILAGHGYSIAGHSTAQYPPAYPYFLAFLLWISRGLLGVKLAQAVIGTFSCYLVYRIARLVASERVALLATALIAVYPDYIFFSNLLASENLFIPLMLGTILLILDDSLPLKLPVRIGASGLMLGLAALTRPAILLFPVVFLIWLIIKRTRFSQAIGYSMLMGVLMLAVILPWTVRNSVALGQPVLISSNGGTVFWMSNSSGAAKYGSGGRYYPPHNPIEQTKGEIARSDLGYRLTIAAIKANPRQFVDTISLKYRRFFRAPDGLGWNLLDSKDHNWTKEILNKPFYVRPIGGFNPGIYNVWKRNLTMMAYFMWGMTGLGFLMLLRFRRTQYASLLLLLYGYWFLFHLIFAFGHPRFVMPLASLNAILIASFLVGAVETTTSWFESRTGRLIIGYATIIDIVAGMLAIALWLPPLMNSDNMIDQDAGLMFGVCALIAFAASTVILWRARGGFADEEQPDTPADTMVLDLRDTV; from the coding sequence GTGCAACAACGTTCGCAAATACCGCAAAGGCAAAACGAGCAACAATCCAATAGACGTATTATTTTGACGATATTGCTAATCGCTGCGTTTGGTTTGCGGACGGCCTGGGTTTTATGGCTGCCGTCGATCCCCGTGAGTGATTTTGGATGGTACTACGACCGGGCCTTATCAATACTTGCAGGGCATGGGTACAGTATTGCGGGTCACTCGACCGCACAATACCCGCCGGCATATCCCTATTTCCTGGCTTTTCTTCTGTGGATTAGCAGAGGTCTTCTCGGTGTAAAACTAGCACAGGCTGTAATCGGAACATTCTCCTGCTATCTTGTTTACCGAATTGCACGACTCGTCGCCAGCGAGCGAGTCGCGCTTCTGGCAACGGCTCTCATCGCAGTGTATCCGGATTATATTTTCTTTTCTAACCTACTCGCATCGGAAAACCTTTTTATACCACTCATGCTTGGTACTATACTACTTATCCTTGATGATAGCCTCCCGCTCAAACTCCCGGTACGCATCGGCGCCTCCGGGTTGATGCTGGGGCTAGCGGCGTTAACACGGCCGGCGATCCTCTTGTTTCCAGTTGTGTTTCTTATCTGGCTTATAATCAAGCGTACCCGGTTCTCCCAAGCGATAGGTTATAGCATGCTTATGGGCGTGCTGATGCTCGCGGTGATCCTGCCGTGGACGGTTCGCAATAGCGTTGCTCTCGGCCAACCGGTATTGATCTCGTCGAATGGCGGTACGGTGTTCTGGATGTCAAACTCTTCCGGTGCCGCTAAATACGGTTCCGGCGGCCGTTACTATCCGCCACATAATCCGATCGAGCAAACCAAGGGTGAAATTGCACGCAGCGACCTTGGTTATCGCCTGACGATAGCGGCTATCAAAGCAAACCCGCGGCAATTTGTGGACACGATTAGCCTTAAATATCGCCGCTTTTTCAGAGCTCCCGACGGACTAGGTTGGAACCTACTTGATTCCAAGGATCATAACTGGACAAAAGAGATCTTAAACAAACCATTCTACGTGCGCCCAATAGGCGGGTTTAACCCGGGCATCTATAATGTGTGGAAGCGCAATCTTACCATGATGGCGTATTTCATGTGGGGTATGACCGGGCTTGGTTTCCTAATGCTGCTTCGTTTCCGCCGCACCCAATACGCCTCATTACTCCTACTCCTCTATGGTTATTGGTTCTTATTCCACCTTATATTCGCCTTCGGGCACCCGCGTTTTGTAATGCCTCTTGCAAGCTTGAACGCTATTCTTATAGCAAGCTTTTTAGTCGGCGCCGTCGAAACCACTACCTCATGGTTTGAATCGCGAACCGGCCGACTCATTATAGGATACGCAACGATTATTGACATCGTTGCAGGCATGTTGGCTATTGCACTATGGCTGCCACCCCTTATGAACTCCGATAACATGATCGATCAGGATGCAGGTTTAATGTTCGGCGTGTGTGCTCTTATCGCCTTTGCAGCGAGTACGGTGATATTGTGGCGTGCCCGCGGTGGTTTTGCTGATGAAGAACAGCCTGATACGCCCGCCGATACCATGGTTCTTGATCTGCGAGATACCGTGTAG
- a CDS encoding S-layer homology domain-containing protein, which yields MLQTMLPRTFLRLIPVVLAVIVMMLLHTNAKAQTQTPTPTTTNPPVKVVVPIVFPLGGKCNYTDSFGAPRDGGKRGHEGCDIMAAKMTHILAVVDGTVDWLNDGTQTSTANGLPYYNLMLHGDDGNDYYYIHINNDTPGTDDGLGGPACAYAPDITDGCRVVAGQHIAYVGDSGNAEDTAPHLHFEIHLGGYKNPVNPYPSLVAAQRGSLFTDVKPGDWPFQYINTLAKEGIVNGYGNGKFKPDALVTRAEFIKMVVTATKVEASTTFEGLFPDVPKTHWSWLYVEAARRTGIIAGNVNGRFRPDMPINRAEAAKIVTSARHIASSFKEPVFSDVAKDFWACESIMAAYSNGTLSGYPNGTFKPLNPTNRAESSKIIYKISQP from the coding sequence ATGTTGCAAACGATGTTGCCAAGAACCTTCCTACGTTTGATTCCTGTTGTGCTTGCTGTAATTGTTATGATGCTGTTGCATACAAACGCTAAGGCGCAGACGCAAACGCCAACTCCCACAACAACAAATCCACCGGTAAAGGTGGTTGTACCGATCGTGTTTCCGCTCGGCGGCAAGTGTAACTATACCGACTCGTTCGGTGCTCCGCGAGACGGCGGAAAGAGGGGGCATGAAGGCTGCGATATAATGGCCGCCAAGATGACGCATATACTCGCCGTGGTAGACGGCACGGTTGACTGGCTCAACGACGGGACGCAAACCAGCACGGCAAACGGGCTTCCATACTATAATTTGATGCTTCACGGTGACGACGGCAACGATTACTACTATATTCACATAAACAACGATACACCGGGTACCGATGATGGATTGGGCGGTCCGGCCTGCGCGTATGCGCCGGATATTACCGATGGATGCCGCGTAGTTGCGGGCCAGCATATCGCCTACGTCGGCGATAGTGGAAATGCCGAGGATACAGCCCCGCATCTGCACTTTGAAATACACCTTGGCGGTTACAAAAATCCGGTCAATCCGTATCCTTCGCTTGTCGCCGCTCAGCGGGGGAGCTTGTTCACCGATGTGAAACCCGGCGATTGGCCGTTCCAGTACATAAACACCCTGGCCAAAGAAGGCATAGTAAACGGTTACGGCAATGGTAAGTTTAAGCCGGATGCGCTCGTTACCAGAGCCGAGTTCATTAAAATGGTTGTTACGGCAACGAAAGTCGAAGCATCGACAACGTTCGAGGGGCTATTCCCGGACGTGCCGAAGACTCATTGGTCATGGTTGTATGTTGAGGCGGCCCGTCGCACCGGCATTATCGCCGGTAATGTAAACGGGCGGTTCAGGCCTGATATGCCGATCAACAGGGCCGAAGCCGCAAAAATAGTTACGAGCGCCCGGCATATAGCGTCGAGTTTTAAAGAGCCCGTGTTCTCAGACGTCGCGAAAGATTTCTGGGCTTGTGAGTCGATTATGGCTGCGTACAGTAATGGTACGCTCTCGGGTTATCCAAACGGCACGTTTAAACCGCTCAACCCTACAAACAGGGCGGAGTCGTCAAAAATAATTTACAAGATAAGTCAGCCGTAA
- a CDS encoding S-layer homology domain-containing protein, with product MERKERRLLSLSLAMVLVAGMLFLGAIIAFGSPASGAGGKAAAAITGPARLPKVVQGFTGQLAGNLRVSESTGPSGTTGSFNNQDLWLRIASTATSTARGVTFSSVPEVTRSSGNATVGMPTLVNGMVRIPITEAATATRAATTISITNIRYDVVASAPEGTVMVEVLASDGTPTSATPIFGSAANARVVTGETITFPDIVAGQPGFFAVAAISFLELRGVINGYPDGRFRPQNNVTRAEFAKMAVITRGITLVPAGAASFGDVPANYWAARYIATARAAGLIKGYPDGRFRPNNNITRAEIAAIIVRASGVATNTNGTTFSDVPSSFWAFNEIMTARNDGFLSGYTDNTFRPNNLATRAEAAQFNFNWAQ from the coding sequence ATGGAGAGAAAGGAAAGGCGACTACTATCTTTATCGTTGGCCATGGTATTGGTTGCCGGCATGTTATTCCTGGGTGCAATTATAGCATTCGGTAGCCCGGCATCAGGAGCAGGCGGTAAGGCTGCCGCGGCGATTACGGGGCCGGCACGGTTGCCGAAGGTGGTGCAGGGCTTTACCGGTCAGTTGGCCGGTAATCTCAGGGTGAGTGAAAGTACGGGGCCGAGCGGCACTACGGGATCGTTTAACAATCAAGATCTCTGGTTGCGCATAGCCTCGACAGCAACGTCGACCGCCAGAGGTGTAACGTTCTCTTCCGTGCCCGAGGTAACACGCTCATCGGGGAATGCAACCGTGGGTATGCCTACCCTGGTTAACGGTATGGTACGTATACCGATCACTGAGGCAGCCACAGCGACGAGGGCGGCAACAACTATCAGCATAACGAACATCAGGTATGATGTAGTCGCATCGGCTCCGGAGGGGACCGTAATGGTCGAGGTACTAGCGAGCGATGGAACGCCGACCTCCGCAACACCCATATTTGGCAGCGCCGCAAACGCCAGGGTTGTTACCGGTGAGACCATAACGTTCCCGGATATCGTTGCAGGGCAGCCTGGGTTCTTCGCAGTGGCGGCAATCAGTTTCCTTGAGCTTAGGGGTGTTATTAACGGTTATCCGGATGGCCGGTTCCGGCCGCAAAACAATGTAACCAGGGCGGAGTTTGCTAAAATGGCCGTCATAACGAGAGGCATTACCCTTGTTCCAGCCGGTGCGGCATCATTTGGCGATGTACCGGCAAACTACTGGGCGGCTCGCTATATAGCGACGGCAAGAGCCGCCGGCTTGATCAAAGGTTATCCGGATGGCCGGTTCCGTCCGAATAACAATATAACAAGGGCTGAAATCGCAGCGATTATAGTACGAGCGTCGGGTGTCGCTACAAACACAAACGGCACGACATTTAGTGATGTGCCATCAAGTTTCTGGGCATTTAACGAGATCATGACGGCGCGCAATGATGGTTTCTTGTCTGGATACACGGACAATACCTTTAGGCCGAATAATCTGGCTACGAGGGCCGAAGCCGCACAGTTCAACTTTAACTGGGCTCAATAG